One stretch of Pseudomonas sp. NC02 DNA includes these proteins:
- a CDS encoding L-threonylcarbamoyladenylate synthase: MSQFFQIHPENPQARLIKQAVEIIRAGGVVIYPTDSSYAIGCQIGDKNAVERVRRLRDLDKNHNFALICSDLSQLGLFAKVDTGTFRLLKAHTPGPYTFILNATREVPRLLLHPKKRTIGLRVPEHPIALALLAELGEPLMSVSLILPGEEEPLYDPYEMRRLLEKHVDLIIDGGYGGNKASTVINLADGEPEVVRVGCGDPAPFMVEA, from the coding sequence GTGAGTCAATTCTTCCAGATTCATCCGGAAAACCCGCAGGCGCGCCTGATCAAACAGGCCGTGGAGATCATCCGTGCCGGTGGCGTGGTGATCTACCCCACGGATTCGTCCTACGCCATCGGTTGCCAGATCGGCGACAAGAATGCGGTCGAGCGCGTAAGACGCCTGCGTGACCTGGACAAGAACCACAACTTCGCACTGATTTGCAGCGACCTGTCCCAGCTGGGGCTGTTCGCCAAGGTCGACACCGGCACCTTCCGCCTGCTCAAGGCCCACACGCCGGGGCCCTACACCTTCATCCTCAACGCCACCCGCGAAGTGCCGCGCCTGCTGCTGCACCCGAAGAAGCGCACCATCGGCCTGCGGGTGCCGGAACACCCGATCGCCCTGGCGCTGCTGGCCGAACTCGGTGAGCCGCTGATGAGTGTGTCGCTGATCCTGCCGGGGGAAGAAGAGCCGTTGTACGACCCTTATGAAATGCGCCGGCTGCTGGAAAAACACGTCGACCTGATCATCGACGGCGGCTACGGCGGCAACAAGGCCTCCACCGTGATCAACCTGGCCGATGGCGAGCCGGAAGTGGTGCGTGTGGGGTGTGGCGACCCGGCACCGTTCATGGTCGAGGCCTGA
- a CDS encoding DUF1289 domain-containing protein, which translates to MSSTKDPCISVCKFTDDICVGCGRSKREIRAWKKLDKVDKRTVLAEAELRLLALGATGRRKGK; encoded by the coding sequence ATGAGCTCCACCAAAGACCCCTGCATCAGCGTCTGCAAATTCACCGATGACATCTGCGTGGGCTGCGGGCGCAGCAAGCGCGAGATCCGTGCCTGGAAGAAACTCGACAAGGTCGACAAGCGCACGGTACTCGCCGAAGCCGAGCTGCGCCTGCTGGCGCTGGGTGCCACCGGTCGGCGGAAAGGCAAATGA
- the rluB gene encoding 23S rRNA pseudouridine(2605) synthase RluB, with protein sequence MSDQDQNDTQEIGPAGEKLQKVLARIGVGSRRDVEAWITQKRIKVNGVEATLGQRVDLHDAITIDGKVIKREEAAESVRRVIMYNKPDGEICTRDDPEGRPTVFDKMPRPKEGRWINIGRLDINTTGLLMFTTDGELANRLMHPSYEMDREYAVRVRGEVDDEMIERLKAGVVLEDGPARFTDIKQAPGGEGFNHWYHCVVMEGRNREVRRLWESQGLVVSRLKRVRFGPVFLNSDLPMGRWREMSQYEVDILSAEVGLTPVAMPQMNAKSKDKLERMQRKSSRPVARTDRVARTLRPALDAPATGGRISREPHIEGERRPSAPPRQDGERAPRAPRPAGRGDAPAGGRGNRGESGRGAPAAGRADDSASTKRPAKPSPKKRPGLKLVDDAPSGKRRGAPAGSGQRPGFGRKKPQ encoded by the coding sequence ATGAGTGACCAAGACCAGAACGACACCCAGGAAATCGGCCCCGCAGGCGAAAAACTGCAGAAAGTCCTCGCCCGTATCGGCGTAGGCTCGCGCCGCGACGTAGAAGCCTGGATCACCCAGAAGCGCATCAAGGTCAACGGCGTTGAAGCCACCCTTGGCCAGCGCGTCGACCTGCACGATGCCATCACCATTGATGGCAAGGTCATCAAGCGTGAAGAGGCCGCCGAATCGGTGCGCCGCGTCATCATGTACAACAAGCCTGATGGCGAAATCTGCACCCGTGACGACCCGGAAGGCCGTCCAACCGTATTCGACAAGATGCCGCGCCCCAAAGAAGGCCGCTGGATCAACATCGGTCGTCTCGACATCAACACCACCGGCTTGCTGATGTTCACCACCGACGGTGAGCTGGCCAACCGCCTGATGCACCCTTCCTACGAGATGGACCGTGAATACGCGGTACGTGTGCGTGGTGAAGTCGATGACGAAATGATCGAGCGCTTGAAAGCCGGCGTCGTGCTGGAAGACGGCCCGGCCAGGTTCACCGACATCAAGCAGGCGCCGGGCGGCGAAGGCTTCAACCATTGGTACCACTGCGTGGTGATGGAAGGCCGTAACCGTGAAGTACGTCGCCTGTGGGAATCCCAGGGCCTGGTGGTCAGCCGCCTGAAGCGCGTGCGTTTCGGCCCGGTGTTCCTCAACTCCGACCTGCCGATGGGCCGCTGGCGCGAAATGAGCCAGTACGAAGTCGACATCCTCAGTGCCGAAGTCGGCCTGACGCCGGTGGCCATGCCGCAGATGAACGCCAAGAGCAAAGACAAGCTTGAGCGTATGCAGCGTAAATCGTCGCGTCCGGTGGCGCGTACCGACCGTGTTGCCCGCACCCTGCGCCCTGCGCTGGATGCACCGGCCACGGGCGGCCGCATCTCCCGCGAGCCGCACATCGAAGGCGAGCGTCGTCCTTCGGCACCGCCCCGTCAGGATGGCGAACGTGCGCCGCGCGCACCGCGTCCAGCCGGTCGTGGTGATGCACCTGCCGGCGGTCGCGGTAACCGTGGCGAGTCTGGTCGTGGTGCTCCGGCTGCGGGCCGTGCCGACGACAGCGCCAGCACCAAACGTCCAGCCAAGCCATCGCCGAAAAAGCGCCCGGGCCTGAAGCTGGTCGATGACGCGCCATCGGGCAAGCGTCGTGGTGCACCGGCCGGTTCCGGCCAGCGTCCAGGTTTTGGTCGCAAGAAGCCGCAGTGA
- a CDS encoding leucyl aminopeptidase: MDKARAVEHFLYYLAHHPALAGLHRPTILLGHTERYDAIAQSIIQGSAARFDFQVQRLDQAPCEALAKAIEDCDLYMFLYDSSTLPNPRAEGPDFIRALQGVMAEHWKKSLLLKDYGDYFYDTFSVAPQRIADLNATLIRRMSQASVLSFTDQHGSRLEAPMSSIKKWTNINGIGNHDLAPGEIATHSEAINGQVRFVGTFLSTIPFARKYGVLQSPLELWIENSTICTVASEVPGLADDFNKYLNANPSNRRVEELGIGTNEGVKDLYARNAGFEERHCGLHLGLGGGQKGSHHLDLIFASGVLALDDKPVFDGAFMF; the protein is encoded by the coding sequence ATGGACAAGGCCCGCGCCGTCGAACATTTTCTGTATTACCTCGCCCATCACCCGGCCCTCGCCGGCCTGCACCGCCCCACCATTTTGCTTGGCCATACCGAACGCTACGACGCCATCGCCCAATCGATCATCCAGGGCAGCGCTGCCCGCTTCGACTTCCAGGTACAACGCCTGGACCAGGCCCCCTGCGAAGCGCTGGCCAAGGCCATCGAAGACTGTGACCTGTACATGTTTCTCTACGATTCCTCGACCCTGCCCAACCCACGCGCCGAAGGCCCGGACTTTATCCGTGCCCTGCAAGGCGTGATGGCCGAGCACTGGAAAAAATCCCTGCTGCTCAAGGACTACGGCGACTATTTCTACGACACCTTCAGCGTCGCCCCACAGCGAATTGCCGACCTCAACGCCACGTTGATCCGGCGCATGTCCCAGGCCAGCGTGCTGAGCTTCACCGACCAGCATGGCTCGCGCCTTGAAGCGCCCATGAGCAGCATCAAGAAGTGGACCAATATCAACGGCATCGGCAACCACGACCTGGCACCCGGCGAGATCGCCACCCACAGCGAGGCCATCAACGGCCAGGTGCGGTTCGTCGGCACCTTCCTCAGCACCATTCCCTTTGCGCGCAAATACGGCGTGCTGCAATCACCGCTGGAACTGTGGATCGAGAACTCGACCATCTGCACCGTGGCCAGCGAAGTGCCGGGGCTGGCGGATGACTTCAACAAATACCTGAATGCCAACCCGTCCAATCGCCGGGTGGAAGAACTGGGCATTGGCACCAATGAAGGCGTGAAGGATTTGTATGCGCGCAACGCCGGCTTTGAAGAGCGTCATTGCGGGCTGCACCTGGGCTTGGGTGGCGGGCAGAAAGGCAGCCACCACCTGGACCTGATCTTCGCCAGCGGCGTGTTGGCCCTCGACGATAAACCTGTGTTCGATGGGGCTTTCATGTTCTGA
- a CDS encoding ScpA family protein produces the protein MEVFLEAFEGPLDLLLYLIRKQNINILDIPVAEITRQYMGYVELMQTVRLELAAEYLVMAAMLAEIKSRMLLPRSETIEAEEDDPRAELIRRLQEYERFKAAAEGIDGLSRVGRDVVVPKLDAPEARARKLLPDVSLEELLMSMAEVLRRGDMFESHQVSREALSTRERMSDVLDRLKGGGFVPFVELFTKEEGRLGVVVTFMAILELVKESLVELVQNEPFAAIHVRARAE, from the coding sequence CTGGAAGTCTTCCTCGAAGCCTTCGAAGGTCCGCTGGACTTGCTGCTGTACCTGATCCGCAAGCAGAACATCAATATCCTCGACATCCCGGTGGCGGAAATCACCCGCCAGTACATGGGCTACGTCGAACTGATGCAGACCGTGCGCCTGGAACTGGCCGCCGAATACCTGGTGATGGCCGCGATGCTCGCGGAAATCAAGTCACGCATGCTGCTGCCGCGCTCGGAGACTATCGAGGCGGAAGAGGATGACCCCCGCGCCGAACTGATCCGCCGCCTGCAGGAGTACGAGCGCTTCAAGGCCGCGGCCGAAGGCATCGACGGTTTGAGCCGGGTCGGCCGCGATGTGGTGGTGCCCAAGCTCGACGCCCCGGAAGCCCGGGCGCGCAAGCTGCTGCCGGACGTGAGCCTGGAAGAGTTGCTGATGTCCATGGCCGAAGTACTGCGCCGTGGCGATATGTTTGAAAGCCACCAGGTCAGCCGCGAGGCACTGTCCACCCGCGAGCGCATGAGTGATGTGCTGGATCGCCTCAAGGGCGGCGGGTTTGTGCCGTTTGTCGAGCTGTTTACCAAGGAAGAAGGGCGCCTGGGGGTAGTCGTGACCTTTATGGCGATCCTTGAGCTGGTCAAGGAATCCTTGGTCGAGCTGGTCCAGAATGAGCCTTTTGCGGCTATCCACGTGCGGGCGCGAGCCGAATAA
- the scpB gene encoding SMC-Scp complex subunit ScpB, producing MNLTEPRELAPLLEAFLLASGKPQSLERLFELFEEAERPEPPVFKKALEILRKSCDGRAFELREVASGYRLQIREKFSPWVGRLWEERPQRYSRAMLETMALIAYRQPITRGEIEDVRGVAVNSHIVKTLLEREWIRIVGYRDVPGKPAMFATTKVFLDHFNLKNLDDLPPLAELREMEPDPVLDFDDAPVPAGLQELADASAEPEEPKDETSFHTLLLELDDMEQGIKTDFDDLLRDGAASDGEQEPALQLNVEVELPVEVEDEPEPEPEEDILGVAEARAKLLAAVAALEQPPLSDEEDEARALAEAIENERRQFED from the coding sequence ATGAATCTGACTGAACCCCGCGAACTGGCTCCGCTGCTGGAAGCCTTTCTCCTGGCCTCGGGCAAGCCGCAATCCCTGGAGCGCCTGTTCGAACTGTTTGAAGAAGCCGAGCGCCCTGAGCCGCCGGTGTTCAAGAAGGCCCTGGAGATTCTGCGCAAGTCCTGCGACGGCCGTGCCTTCGAGCTGCGGGAAGTGGCTTCCGGGTATCGCCTGCAAATTCGCGAGAAGTTTTCGCCGTGGGTCGGCCGCCTGTGGGAAGAACGCCCGCAGCGCTATTCCCGCGCGATGCTGGAAACCATGGCGCTGATCGCCTATCGCCAGCCGATCACCCGGGGCGAGATCGAAGACGTGCGCGGCGTCGCGGTCAACAGCCATATCGTCAAGACGTTGCTGGAGCGGGAGTGGATCAGGATCGTTGGCTACCGCGACGTGCCCGGCAAGCCGGCGATGTTTGCCACTACCAAGGTGTTCCTCGACCACTTCAACCTGAAAAACCTCGACGACTTGCCGCCGCTGGCCGAGCTGCGGGAGATGGAGCCGGACCCGGTCCTGGATTTCGACGACGCACCGGTGCCCGCCGGGTTGCAGGAGCTGGCCGACGCCAGCGCCGAGCCGGAAGAGCCGAAGGACGAAACCAGTTTCCACACATTGTTGCTGGAACTGGATGACATGGAGCAGGGCATCAAGACTGACTTCGATGACTTGCTGCGTGATGGTGCGGCCAGTGACGGTGAGCAGGAGCCTGCGCTGCAACTGAACGTTGAGGTTGAGCTGCCAGTCGAAGTTGAAGATGAGCCCGAGCCTGAACCCGAGGAGGACATCCTCGGCGTCGCCGAAGCGCGTGCCAAACTGCTGGCCGCCGTCGCAGCGCTCGAACAACCGCCGCTGAGCGACGAAGAAGACGAAGCCCGCGCCCTGGCCGAAGCCATCGAAAACGAGCGCCGCCAATTCGAAGACTGA